One Hordeum vulgare subsp. vulgare chromosome 4H, MorexV3_pseudomolecules_assembly, whole genome shotgun sequence DNA window includes the following coding sequences:
- the LOC123450962 gene encoding histidine-containing phosphotransfer protein 2-like, whose amino-acid sequence MAAAAIRSQINMLIATMFNTGLVDEAFLQLQRMRQQGRVTPAYIVEVINHFLNDADKIIDDIAGLMNETEVEFDRVDALVHQLKATTSSIGAKRLNLCCVQHFKPEEKTKEGYLNALGRVRFQFNDLRSMFKIITELEQHFAALGPK is encoded by the exons ATGGCAGCCGCCGCGATCAGGTCCCAGATCAACATGCTCATCGCCACCATGTTCAACACG GGTCTGGTGGACGAAGCTTTCTTGCAGCTGCAGAGGATGCGGCAGCAGGGCCGCGTAACCCCAGCCTACATCGTTGAGGTCATTAACCACTTCCTCAACGACGCCGAcaagatcatcgacgacatcgccgGCCTGAT GAACGAGACCGAGGTGGAGTTCGACAGGGTGGACGCCCTCGTGCATCAGCTTAAGGCGACCACGAGCAG CATTGGTGCTAAGAGATTGAACCTCTGCTGCGTTCAGCACTTCAAACCCGAGGAAAAAACCAAAGAAGG GTACCTCAATGCATTGGGTCGTGTCAGGTTTCAGTTCAATGATTTGCGCAGCATGTTCAAGATCATAACGGAG CTGGAGCAGCATTTTGCCGCACTTGGTCCTAAGTAG